Proteins encoded by one window of Xenopus tropicalis strain Nigerian chromosome 6, UCB_Xtro_10.0, whole genome shotgun sequence:
- the ube2w gene encoding ubiquitin-conjugating enzyme E2 W isoform X2: MTLNEKSVQNSITQWIVDMEGAPGTLYEGEKFQLLFKFSSRYPFDSPQVMFTGDNIPVHPHVYSNGHICLSILTEDWSPALSVQSVCLSIISMLSSCKEKRRPPDNSFYVRTCNKNPKKTKWWYHDDTC; the protein is encoded by the exons ATGACCTTAAATGAAAAGAGTGTTCAGAATTCAATTACTCA GTGGATTGTAGATATGGAAGGAGCGCCTGGTACATTATATGAAGGAGAGAAATTCCAGCTTTTATTTAAGTTCAGCAGTCGATATCCTTTTGATTCCCCTCAG GTTATGTTTACTGGTGACAACATCCCTGTTCATCCTCATGTATATAGCAACGGCCATATATGTTTATCAATATTAACCGAAGATTGGTCCCCAGCCCTGTCTGTTCAGTCTGTCTGTCTTAGCATTATCAGCATGCTTTCCAGCTGCAAAGAAAAG aggAGGCCTCCAGACAATTCCTTTTATGTAAGAACTTGCAACAAGAATCCAAAGAAAACCAAATGGTGGTATCATG ATGACACATGTTGA
- the ube2w gene encoding ubiquitin-conjugating enzyme E2 W yields MASMQKRLQKELLALQNEPPPGMTLNEKSVQNSITQWIVDMEGAPGTLYEGEKFQLLFKFSSRYPFDSPQVMFTGDNIPVHPHVYSNGHICLSILTEDWSPALSVQSVCLSIISMLSSCKEKRRPPDNSFYVRTCNKNPKKTKWWYHDDTC; encoded by the exons AAGCGGTTGCAGAAAGAACTTTTGGCTTTACAAAATGAGCCACCTCCAGGCATGACCTTAAATGAAAAGAGTGTTCAGAATTCAATTACTCA GTGGATTGTAGATATGGAAGGAGCGCCTGGTACATTATATGAAGGAGAGAAATTCCAGCTTTTATTTAAGTTCAGCAGTCGATATCCTTTTGATTCCCCTCAG GTTATGTTTACTGGTGACAACATCCCTGTTCATCCTCATGTATATAGCAACGGCCATATATGTTTATCAATATTAACCGAAGATTGGTCCCCAGCCCTGTCTGTTCAGTCTGTCTGTCTTAGCATTATCAGCATGCTTTCCAGCTGCAAAGAAAAG aggAGGCCTCCAGACAATTCCTTTTATGTAAGAACTTGCAACAAGAATCCAAAGAAAACCAAATGGTGGTATCATG ATGACACATGTTGA
- the ube2w gene encoding ubiquitin-conjugating enzyme E2 W isoform X1 has product MESTASRGLWKRLQKELLALQNEPPPGMTLNEKSVQNSITQWIVDMEGAPGTLYEGEKFQLLFKFSSRYPFDSPQVMFTGDNIPVHPHVYSNGHICLSILTEDWSPALSVQSVCLSIISMLSSCKEKRRPPDNSFYVRTCNKNPKKTKWWYHDDTC; this is encoded by the exons AAGCGGTTGCAGAAAGAACTTTTGGCTTTACAAAATGAGCCACCTCCAGGCATGACCTTAAATGAAAAGAGTGTTCAGAATTCAATTACTCA GTGGATTGTAGATATGGAAGGAGCGCCTGGTACATTATATGAAGGAGAGAAATTCCAGCTTTTATTTAAGTTCAGCAGTCGATATCCTTTTGATTCCCCTCAG GTTATGTTTACTGGTGACAACATCCCTGTTCATCCTCATGTATATAGCAACGGCCATATATGTTTATCAATATTAACCGAAGATTGGTCCCCAGCCCTGTCTGTTCAGTCTGTCTGTCTTAGCATTATCAGCATGCTTTCCAGCTGCAAAGAAAAG aggAGGCCTCCAGACAATTCCTTTTATGTAAGAACTTGCAACAAGAATCCAAAGAAAACCAAATGGTGGTATCATG ATGACACATGTTGA